The following proteins are co-located in the Puniceicoccus vermicola genome:
- a CDS encoding dodecin — MDHTYKKIEITGSSSVSQQEAIENAVAKAAESVRNMRWFEVVETRGHIDDQKIAHWQVTIKIGFTLD, encoded by the coding sequence ATGGACCACACATACAAGAAAATCGAAATTACTGGCTCTTCTTCCGTCTCCCAGCAGGAGGCGATCGAGAACGCAGTAGCAAAGGCAGCCGAAAGCGTGCGCAACATGCGTTGGTTTGAAGTCGTTGAGACCCGTGGGCACATCGACGACCAAAAGATCGCTCACTGGCAAGTGACGATCAAGATCGGTTTTACCCTCGATTAA